CTGGCCCATGCTCAAAGCGCCGGCTATAAGAGTGTCATAACATTTGGCGGTGCCGGATCCAACCACGCCTTGGCAACGGCAACTTACGCAGGGGCCTTGGGTATGGAAGCTCTGCTGGTGCTGGGACCCCAATACAACAGTTATCATGTTCGCGACAACCTGCTCACACTCCTTAAATCGGGAGCAGCACTATTTCCTTGTGATTGGAAGGAAACCGCCCAAACAGCAGCCGCTGCGATTCACAACACTTGGGCACGACAAGGGAAAGCGCCCTACCTCATACCTTCCGGAGGATCCAGTCCTTTGGGAACCATGGGCTATGTCAATGCAGCGTTGGAACTGGGCCGTCAAGTTGAAGAAGGATTGTTGCCGGAACCGGATCTTCTTTATGTGGCCTCGGGAACGATGGGCACGGCGGTGGGTCTGGCACTCGGACTGCGTGCCGCGAACATGAAGACCCGTGTTGTGGCGATCCGTGTGACCACGCCGCCCTATTCCGATTATGAGCGGGCCGGTAAATTGTTTGCTGTCACTAACCAATGGCTGCATCATCAAAATAAGGCATTCCCTTTATTTTGCTGGGACGAATGTCAGTTTACTCTACGCGATGAATTCTTCGGCGGTGAATATGCCTTGTTTACGCAGGAAAGCGTAGATGCAGTTCAACAGGCACGTGATCAATTGAACTTACAATTGGAAGGAACCTATACGGGCAAAACCATGGCCGCTG
This DNA window, taken from Candidatus Hydrogenedentota bacterium, encodes the following:
- a CDS encoding pyridoxal-phosphate dependent enzyme translates to MYTINEVLGLPYLSLAALPTPADESASFAKRHGIGSFFVKRDDQTHDDYGGNKIRKLGFLLAHAQSAGYKSVITFGGAGSNHALATATYAGALGMEALLVLGPQYNSYHVRDNLLTLLKSGAALFPCDWKETAQTAAAAIHNTWARQGKAPYLIPSGGSSPLGTMGYVNAALELGRQVEEGLLPEPDLLYVASGTMGTAVGLALGLRAANMKTRVVAIRVTTPPYSDYERAGKLFAVTNQWLHHQNKAFPLFCWDECQFTLRDEFFGGEYALFTQESVDAVQQARDQLNLQLEGTYTGKTMAAVIADGAAGKLTQSKVLFWNTYAGDDTATAVSARKEDWRALPLPLQRYFTEPVQPLDQR